Proteins found in one Actinokineospora alba genomic segment:
- the mraZ gene encoding division/cell wall cluster transcriptional repressor MraZ yields MFLGTHTPKLDDKGRLTLPAKFREALAGGLMVTKGQDHCLYVFPRAEFEEMARKVAAAPLTNEAVRAYQRYLFAGTDEQRPDSQGRIAVAPELRRYAGLTKECVVIGAITRLEIWDAQAWQTYLDEHEDSYSQAREEVLPGVF; encoded by the coding sequence ATGTTCCTCGGCACGCACACCCCCAAGCTCGACGACAAGGGGCGGCTGACACTGCCGGCCAAGTTCCGAGAAGCTCTCGCGGGTGGACTCATGGTCACGAAGGGTCAGGATCACTGCCTCTACGTGTTTCCGCGCGCGGAGTTCGAGGAGATGGCGCGCAAGGTCGCTGCCGCACCTTTGACGAACGAGGCCGTCCGGGCCTACCAGCGGTACCTGTTCGCGGGGACCGACGAGCAGCGTCCGGACAGCCAGGGCCGGATCGCGGTCGCACCGGAACTCCGGCGCTATGCCGGGCTGACCAAGGAGTGCGTGGTCATCGGGGCGATCACCAGGCTGGAGATCTGGGACGCGCAAGCGTGGCAGACCTACCTGGACGAGCACGAGGACAGCTACTCCCAGGCTCGGGAGGAGGTGCTGCCCGGCGTGTTCTGA
- the rsmH gene encoding 16S rRNA (cytosine(1402)-N(4))-methyltransferase RsmH, whose product MTEQPRHVPVLLDRILELFDPALSGRPAVLVDATLGLGGHADALLVAHPELTLVGLDRDPNALAMSRERLARHGDRVHLVHTVYDGIQEAIDGLGLSRVDGVLFDLGVSSMQLDVAERGFAYSKDSPLDMRMDPTTGPTAADVLNTYAPGELVRILREYGEEKFATRIVRAVVNEREKEPFTNSARLVELLYSAVPAASRRTGGHPAKRTFQALRIEVNAELDVLRRAIPAALSALRVGGRIVVESYQSLEDRIVKRAMADLAKSTTPEGLPVELPGHGPQIRMLTRGAEQADEQEIERNSRAQSVRLRAAERIREAS is encoded by the coding sequence ATGACGGAGCAGCCGCGGCACGTGCCGGTGCTGCTGGACCGGATCTTGGAGCTGTTCGATCCGGCTCTGTCCGGCCGCCCCGCTGTCCTTGTCGACGCCACTCTAGGGCTCGGCGGCCACGCCGACGCCTTGTTGGTTGCGCACCCGGAGCTCACGCTCGTCGGTCTGGACCGTGACCCCAACGCCCTCGCGATGTCCCGTGAACGCCTCGCGCGCCACGGCGACCGGGTCCACCTCGTGCACACCGTCTACGACGGCATCCAGGAGGCCATCGACGGTCTGGGACTGTCGCGCGTGGATGGTGTGCTCTTCGACCTCGGCGTCTCGTCGATGCAGTTGGACGTGGCCGAGCGCGGCTTCGCCTACTCGAAGGACTCGCCGCTCGACATGCGGATGGACCCGACCACCGGCCCGACGGCGGCGGACGTGCTCAACACGTACGCGCCGGGGGAGCTGGTCCGGATCCTGCGCGAGTACGGCGAGGAGAAGTTCGCGACGCGGATCGTCCGCGCGGTCGTGAACGAACGCGAGAAGGAGCCGTTCACCAACAGCGCCAGGCTGGTCGAGCTGCTCTACTCCGCCGTACCCGCGGCCTCGCGCCGCACCGGCGGCCACCCCGCGAAGCGCACCTTCCAGGCACTGCGCATCGAGGTCAACGCCGAACTCGACGTCCTGCGCCGCGCCATCCCGGCGGCGTTGTCGGCGCTGCGGGTGGGTGGCCGGATCGTGGTGGAGTCCTACCAGTCCCTGGAGGACCGGATCGTCAAGAGGGCCATGGCCGACCTCGCGAAGTCGACCACGCCCGAAGGACTTCCGGTCGAACTGCCCGGCCACGGCCCCCAGATCCGCATGCTGACCAGGGGTGCGGAGCAGGCCGACGAGCAGGAGATCGAACGCAACTCCCGCGCCCAGTCCGTCCGACTGCGCGCCGCCGAACGAATTCGGGAGGCATCATGA